Proteins encoded by one window of Salvia splendens isolate huo1 chromosome 5, SspV2, whole genome shotgun sequence:
- the LOC121804080 gene encoding patatin-like protein 3 — MDKKGIYLSRLTNLFGGPKYDGKYLKEMVQALLGNLTISHTLTNLVIPTFNIKRLQPVIFTTNDGKANVSKNALLSDVCLGTSAAPTYLPPHYFETKDTVGQTHTFDLVDGGVAANNPTLLAITQVSKEILMGRFKLANMQPMDSTRMLVLSLGTGVGRLEEKYNAKDAAKWGLLRWVYNDGASPLLDIYGDASSDMVDIHVSTVFQSISNEQNYLRIQEDGLVGDASSLDVATEKNLQTLVQIGADLLKKPVSRVDLETGRPVPVRGEGTNGDALARFAKLLSDENKFRHSN; from the exons atggataaaaaaggCATCTATCTATCGAGGCTGACGAATTTATTCGGTGGCCCCAAATACGACGGCAAGTATCTGAAAGAGATGGTTCAAGCATTGCTAGGGAACCTCACTATAAGCCACACATTGACGAATCTTGTTATTCCTACCTTTAACATCAAACGCCTCCAGCCAGTTATTTTCACCACCAATG ATGGTAAAGCAAATGTTTCTAAAAATGCTCTATTATCCGATGTGTGCCTTGGCACCTCCGCGGCTCCAACTTATCTCCCACCTCACTATTTCGAGACCAAAGACACCGTAGGGCAAACACACACCTTCGACCTCGTGGATGGCGGTGTGGCAGCAAACAATCCC ACACTATTAGCCATAACACAAGTCTCCAAAGAAATATTGATGGGAAGATTCAAGCTAGCAAACATGCAGCCCATGGACAGCACCAGAATGTTGGTGCTGTCCCTCGGCACGGGGGTCGGTCGGCTTGAAGAGAAGTACAATGCTAAGGATGCGGCCAAATGGGGCCTCCTCCGCTGGGTATACAACGACGGTGCCTCGCCGTTGCTTGATATTTATGGAGATGCTAGCTCAGATATGGTTGACATCCATGTCTCCACCGTTTTTCAATCAATAAGCAACGAACAAAACTACCTGCGAATTCAG GAGGATGGCTTGGTGGGGGATGCGTCTTCACTGGATGTTGCAACCGAGAAGAATTTGCAAACGCTTGTGCAAATCGGTGCGGATCTACTGAAGAAGCCGGTTTCGAGGGTGGATCTCGAGACTGGCCGGCCGGTCCCGGTTCGAGGAGAGGGTACTAATGGAGATGCATTGGCTCGATTTGCCAAGTTGCTATCTGATGAGAACAAGTTTCGCCATTCCAATTAG